A single Brachybacterium sillae DNA region contains:
- the ccsB gene encoding c-type cytochrome biogenesis protein CcsB, with the protein MNPDQLADLSNLSVVIAIVLYVLALIGFTADLARTTQVRSDARLAARERVGARSGAAHVVTSGSGGTGTLTLERPTEGDGDGPGKAPAVAAPAQPGGLSARQFGVLMATLGVVLHLLGMVLRGVATSRVPWGNMYEFAMTGSAVVVVLFLLLSARRRELQELAVFVMGPALVLMFLAQTLWIVPAAQLTPSLQNSHWLVIHVLVAILSSALFTLGAVVAALQLAASRHEAALAAGRAAHWGRFGAVLDRLPGSRELEALSFRIHAIAFVGWTFTLIAGAIWANYAWGRPWNWDPKEVWTFVIWVVYAAYLHARATQGFRGNRAAWFALAGFACIIVNFTIVNTVINGMHSYSGLT; encoded by the coding sequence GTGGTCATCGCCATCGTGCTGTATGTCCTGGCTCTCATCGGCTTCACCGCGGACCTGGCCCGCACCACCCAGGTGCGCAGCGACGCCCGGCTCGCGGCCCGGGAGCGGGTCGGCGCGCGCAGCGGTGCCGCCCATGTCGTGACTTCCGGGAGCGGGGGCACCGGCACCCTCACCCTGGAGCGGCCGACGGAGGGTGACGGGGACGGCCCCGGGAAGGCCCCCGCCGTGGCGGCGCCCGCGCAGCCGGGCGGGCTCTCCGCCCGCCAGTTCGGGGTGCTCATGGCCACGCTCGGCGTGGTGCTGCACCTGCTCGGCATGGTGCTGCGAGGGGTGGCGACCTCCCGCGTGCCGTGGGGCAACATGTACGAGTTCGCGATGACGGGCAGCGCCGTCGTCGTCGTCCTGTTCCTTCTGCTCAGCGCCCGCCGCCGGGAACTGCAGGAACTCGCCGTGTTCGTCATGGGCCCGGCGTTGGTGCTGATGTTCCTGGCGCAGACCCTCTGGATCGTCCCCGCCGCGCAGCTCACGCCGAGCCTGCAGAACTCGCACTGGCTGGTGATCCACGTGCTGGTGGCGATCCTGTCCTCCGCCCTGTTCACCCTGGGGGCGGTGGTCGCGGCCCTGCAGCTGGCCGCCTCCCGCCATGAGGCGGCGCTCGCCGCCGGTCGCGCCGCGCACTGGGGCCGCTTCGGGGCGGTGCTCGACCGCCTGCCCGGGTCCCGCGAGCTCGAGGCCCTGAGCTTCCGCATCCATGCCATCGCGTTCGTCGGCTGGACCTTCACCCTGATCGCCGGTGCCATCTGGGCGAACTACGCCTGGGGGCGCCCCTGGAACTGGGACCCCAAGGAGGTGTGGACCTTCGTGATCTGGGTGGTCTACGCCGCGTACCTCCACGCCCGCGCCACCCAGGGGTTCCGCGGCAACCGCGCCGCCTGGTTCGCGCTGGCCGGGTTCGCCTGCATCATCGTGAACTTCACCATCGTGAACACGGTGATCAACGGCATGCATTCCTACTC